The Candidatus Korarchaeota archaeon NZ13-K nucleotide sequence AGGGGGCCACGTAGGATATCACGACGTCATCGCACCTGGGGTCCAGCACGGGCCCCCCTGCTGCCAGGGAGTATGCGTAAGATCCCGTCGGGGTGGCCACTATTATCCCATCGCATATGCACTCTCCCACGGGTGCGTAATCCACCGCTATCCCTAATCTGGAGGATTTGCCGAGCTTCCCGCTCCTTATCAGGAACTCGTTGAGGGCTATTAGATGCGGCTCCGGTTCCTTGACTTCCAGGGTCTTGGCGTGCTCCAGCCAGAAATCCCCCGTGCTGAGCATTTCCGGCACAATGTTCAGTTCACTCTGATCGAGCTCAAGCAGGGTGCCGAATGTTCCATCTTTTATCCCGAGTATCGGAAGGCTTCCCAGCTGATGGAACGCCCTTAGGATCGTTCCATCACCGCCCACCACTATGGCCAGATCAGCTTCTCTATGATCCTCAACAAGATCTATTCCTGTTGAGATGAGCATGCCCTTGAGCCTCTCTGAGATCCTCAGGGCCCCTCTCTTATCCGTGTTCGATATTATCATAACTCTCCTCACGGGGAATCCTTTCTCGTACATACCGAGTGGATCCACGGGCCAAAGTATTTAATGTTGGCAGCAGGTGAACTTCCCGTGCTGATCTCCGTGAGGATGGCTGAGTGCCTGCGGAACATTCAGAACGTGAAGATAATTGCCAAGAGAGATCTTTCCTTCGAGAGACTCGGCATAAAGATTTACAAGGGTGTTGAGTCGGAGGTGCCCAGGTGGCTCGCGGACATACTGGAGGAGGAGGGTCTGTGCGATGTTGTGACGGAGAACCCGAGTGTGCTGAGTGAGAGGCTCTACAGGGAGAAGGTATCCCTGGTCCTCTCGGAGCTACCCCAGGAGACGTTCCAGATGATCAGGGAAGTCCTGAGGAGGAGCCCCGAGGGATCCCTCATAAGGAGGGATGTCCTTGAACTTGTTAACAGGAGGTTGAGTAAGCTTATGGATCATCTCAAGGCATCCATCCTTCTGGCATCCAAGAGACCGCCAAAGAACCTGCTCATTGAGGAGCTAATACTTTATAACGCCCTAAAGTTCTTGATGACTGAGTGGTTGCGTTCGTTCCTGGGAATAAGGGATGATTCGCATGGTTGAGAGAGCCCCCCTGATGAATTTGGAGGAGCTTGTGGAGAAGTATAAGTACTTCCTGAGGTACTACAGGGACGAGGAGGGTGAGCCTCTCTACAGCTCCGAGATGGCCCGCCTCATAGAGGAGCAGAGAAGATCTCTCAGCGTGAACTGGTATCACATATACAACTTCGGCCCAGATTTCAGGGAGATAGCTGAGGACATAGTTATTCATCCAACCCTGCACATCATGGCCGGCTCCTCTGCCCTCAGGGAGCTCGTTATGGAGCTGATCCCCTCCCTAACGGAGGATATGAGGATATACGCTGAGGGGGACTTTCACCTGAGGTTCTACAACGTACCTACGAAGACCCCCTTCAGGGATCTCACCAAGGTGTCAATAGGGAGGCTCATAGAGGTCGAGGGGATAATAACGAGGGTTTCTGATGTTTACGACAAGCTCGTCAGGGCCTCATTCGTCTGCAACAACTGCGGGAGAATTGAGGAAGTGGAGGTCTTGGGTGAGAGGCTCAGAGCTCTGGAGAGATGCCCCGAATGCGGGGCACCCATGAAATTGGATCACGAGATGAGCAGGTTCATGAGGTGGAGATCTGTGAGGGTTCAGGAGAGGCCCGAGGATCTCCCTCCCGGGATGATGCCGGAGCACATAGATGGCATACTGACCGACGATATAGTGGATGATGTGAAGCCCGGGGACAGGGTCAGGATAACAGCCATAGTGAGAATAAAGCCTTCCAGGAGAGAGGAAGGGAAAGAGGGCCTTATATACAAGAGGTACCTCGAGATAGTTCACGTGGAGGTCCCTAACAGGGTTTACGAGAAGCTGGAGATAACCCCAGAGGATGAGAGGGAGATACTCAGGCTGGCCGAGAGGAGGGACTTGGAGGACCTCATCGTGAGGTCCATCGCACCCTCCGTCTTCGGGTGGAATGAGGTTAAGAGGGCGATAGCCTACGCTCTGTTTGGAGGCAGCACGAAGATCCTAGCCGATGGCTCGAAGGTGAGGGGTGAGATAAACGTCCTCCTTGTGGGAGATCCTGGTGTCGCGAAGAGTCAGCTTCTCAAGTACACAGCCCAGCTCGCACCCAGGGGGCTCTACACGACCGGTAAAGGATCGACCGCCGCGGGGTTGACCGCTGCTGTCGTCAGGGACTCTGCCACGGGAGGCTGGACCCTAGAGGCCGGAGCCCTCGTGCTGGCCGACATGGGAGTGGCGTGCATTGACGAGTTCGACAAGATGAGTGAGGACGATAGGAGATCCATTCATGAGGCTATGGAGCAGCAGACCATCTCGATAGCGAAGGCCGGGATTGTAGCAACCTTGAACGCTAGAACGACAATAATAGCCGCTGCTAATCCGAAAAAAGGAAAGTATGATGACTTCGTGACCGTAGCTGAGAACATAAACCTACCGCCGACCGTGCTCTCGAGGTTCGACCTGGTCTTCATAATGAAGGACAGGCCCAGGGTTGAGGCCGACAGCATGGTGGCCGACCACATACTGATGACGAGGATGGGGAGAAACCCGGAAGCGAGGCCCCCGATAGATCCGACTCTCCTGAAGAAGTACATAGCCTACGCGAGGCAAAACATAGACCCCGTGCTCACGGATGAGGCCGCTGAGAAGATAAAGAACTACTACGTCGAGGTGAGGAAGAGGGGTGTGAGGGAGGGGGAGGAGGAGATCCTGCAGGACTTCATAGCCATCACCCCGAGGCAGCTGGAGGCCCTCATCAGGCTCAGCGAGGCCAGGGCCAGGATGCACTTGAGAAGGGAGGTCACGGCCGAGGACGCTGAGATGGCGATAAACCTGATGGAGGTGACGCTAAGGGGAGCAGCTTACGACATAGTCTCTGGATACTTCGACATAACAGGTTGGATGACCGGCACGTCATTCCCCGAGGTGAAGAGGAGGGAGGTAGTCTTTCAGATAATAAAGCAGCTGGCTGAGGAGAGCGAGGATGGCATGGTCGACAGGGATGTGGTCGTCAGGATCTCGGCTGAGAGACTCAACCTCAGGGGGAAGGAGTACGTCATAGAGGAAATACTGAGGAGACTGAACGAGGATGGTCTCATAATATTCCCGCCCGGCGGAAAGATAAAACTCATCTAAGGTTCGAGTATGGATCTCAACGCTCTTCTGAGCAAGTTGGGTCTCAGGGAGCTCTACCCGACGCAGCGGGAGGTCCTGAGCAGGGGCCTGGTGAGCAAGGGGAACTTCGTCCTCGCCGCACCAACGGCATCCGGCAAGACCTTGGTGGCTGAGATGGTGATGTATGAGGAGCTTGAGAGAGGTGGGAAGGTCCTGTACCTGGTTCCGCTGAGATCCATAGCCTACGAGAAGTATGAGGAATTCCTGAGGGTGTTCGATGGATGGAGCGTCAGGGTCTCCATCGGGGACTACGACTCCTCGGAGGAACCGCTGGGGAGGAGCGATGTGATAGTGATGACTTATGAGAAGTTCGATTCCGTCCAAAGGCACAGGAGCTCCTGGTTGAAGGATGTGAGCCTGCTCGTCCTTGATGAGGTGCACTACGTCGGTGACCCGAGCAGGGGTCCCACGATCGAAATGGCGATCTCCAAGTTCATCTATGAGAACGAGTTCTGCAGGAGGGTCGCTTTGAGCGCAACCATAACTAACTTGGATGAGATAGCGGACTGGTTATCCGCCATCCCGGTGAGGGTGGACTGGAGGCCCGTGCCCCTGAGGGTGGGAGTCTACGTTGGGGGGAAGCTGATCCGCCCGGACGGTGAGGTGGAGGGGCTCGAGGGCGAGGGGGTGCTCCCCCTGATCAGGAGATGCCTGGAGGGCGGTGGTCAAGCCCTGATCTTCTACAACAAGAGGAGCGATGCCGTGTCCTGGGCTGAGAGAATAGCCTCCAGCCTTAGGATCGACGGAGCTTCCAAGGAGGAGGTCTTCGAAGGGATCAACATGTCTTCCTACGGATCATCCAAGCTCCTGGAGAGACTCTCCAATGTCGTTGAAAGGGGAGTGGGCTTCCATCATGCCGGTCTCCCATTCGAGCTGAGGAAGTCCGTTGAGAGGGCTTTCAGGGCGGGGATCATAAAGGTTCTGACTGCAACACCGACGCTG carries:
- a CDS encoding NAD(+)/NADH kinase, with translation MYEKGFPVRRVMIISNTDKRGALRISERLKGMLISTGIDLVEDHREADLAIVVGGDGTILRAFHQLGSLPILGIKDGTFGTLLELDQSELNIVPEMLSTGDFWLEHAKTLEVKEPEPHLIALNEFLIRSGKLGKSSRLGIAVDYAPVGECICDGIIVATPTGSYAYSLAAGGPVLDPRCDDVVISYVAPWPPSLVPSLRSLVIPSSSLIEVWSVTPYLYVIADGLSPVRIRPPLRISESEKKAVFVRKSRDPADFYRRLTKRMFPKTLTGILNYPRLRP
- a CDS encoding Minichromosome maintenance protein MCM codes for the protein MIRMVERAPLMNLEELVEKYKYFLRYYRDEEGEPLYSSEMARLIEEQRRSLSVNWYHIYNFGPDFREIAEDIVIHPTLHIMAGSSALRELVMELIPSLTEDMRIYAEGDFHLRFYNVPTKTPFRDLTKVSIGRLIEVEGIITRVSDVYDKLVRASFVCNNCGRIEEVEVLGERLRALERCPECGAPMKLDHEMSRFMRWRSVRVQERPEDLPPGMMPEHIDGILTDDIVDDVKPGDRVRITAIVRIKPSRREEGKEGLIYKRYLEIVHVEVPNRVYEKLEITPEDEREILRLAERRDLEDLIVRSIAPSVFGWNEVKRAIAYALFGGSTKILADGSKVRGEINVLLVGDPGVAKSQLLKYTAQLAPRGLYTTGKGSTAAGLTAAVVRDSATGGWTLEAGALVLADMGVACIDEFDKMSEDDRRSIHEAMEQQTISIAKAGIVATLNARTTIIAAANPKKGKYDDFVTVAENINLPPTVLSRFDLVFIMKDRPRVEADSMVADHILMTRMGRNPEARPPIDPTLLKKYIAYARQNIDPVLTDEAAEKIKNYYVEVRKRGVREGEEEILQDFIAITPRQLEALIRLSEARARMHLRREVTAEDAEMAINLMEVTLRGAAYDIVSGYFDITGWMTGTSFPEVKRREVVFQIIKQLAEESEDGMVDRDVVVRISAERLNLRGKEYVIEEILRRLNEDGLIIFPPGGKIKLI